In one Musa acuminata AAA Group cultivar baxijiao chromosome BXJ2-5, Cavendish_Baxijiao_AAA, whole genome shotgun sequence genomic region, the following are encoded:
- the LOC135612878 gene encoding uncharacterized protein At1g76660-like isoform X1, producing the protein MAGNGGGEGSNGVGGGGGEAAPSISALAATAIGSVEPRLGPQERQSRWEGCFGGMFSWFGSQKRKKRIVPASRTPDGNASTTRANGLQAAGISNENTTVNLSVLAPPSSPASFINSALPSTAQSPNCFLSISANSPGGPSSAMFAPGPYAHETQLVSPPVFSTFTTEPSTAPLTPPPELAHLTTPSSPDVPFARFLSSSLDIRSSGKENGLPYSPSSYGVGSDLQVTYPLYPGSPSSSLISPASGTPRTGLSSPFPERDIPMQWDASASARDSPCFWNGSSKLFGLDSATTRNFILCPDSSFFYPATSAQFHLDQAQQSFPHAGGRLSISREPDGYSIGGNRHNKTCKQDVEEIEAYRASFGFSADEIITTQNHVELPDPLDESFTMSPFANNKTGKEQCPITELDDKGKKLPNLLDPMGPKQPTSDCKSNQNNIHAAPKHNCRSADHPPLLNVGAEKVDSRTSDDHVRKRPHPGQSFSDAEIDYRRARSLREANTLLAWRN; encoded by the exons CAGAGTAGATGGGAAGGCTGCTTCGGTGGAATGTTTTCCTGGTTTGGATCTCAGAAAAGGAAGAAACGAATTGTTCCAGCATCCCGTACTCCAGATGGGAATGCATCAACTACTCGTGCCAATGGGCTTCAAGCTGCTGGAATTTCTAATGAAAATACAACAGTGAACTTATCAGTTCTTGCCCCTCCTTCATCTCCGGCATCTTTTATAAACTCTGCACTTCCCTCGACAGCCCAATCACCCAACTGTTTCTTGTCAATATCAGCCAATTCTCCTGGAGGACCGTCATCGGCCATGTTTGCACCTGGACCGTATGCTCATGAAACTCAGCTGGTCTCACCTCCTGTTTTCTCTACTTTTACAACTGAGCCATCAACTGCTCCACTAACCCCTCCACCCGAGCTTGCTCACCTTACAACTCCCTCGTCACCAGACGTGCCTTTTGCAAGGTTTCTGTCATCATCTCTGGATATTAGAAGTTCTGGGAAAGAGAATGGACTGCCTTATTCGCCATCCAGCTATGGGGTTGGTAGCGATCTTCAGGTCACTTATCCACTTTATCCTGGAAGTCCTTCGAGCAGCCTTATATCACCTGCCTCAGGAACTCCAAGAACCGGGCTATCTTCACCTTTTCCTGAACGGGATATTCCCATGCAGTGGGATGCTTCTGCATCTGCACGTGACTCTCCCTGTTTTTGGAATGGGTCATCCAAGCTGTTTGGACTTGATTCAGCTACAACCAGAAATTTCATATTGTGTCCTGATTCCAGTTTCTTTTATCCTGCAACATCTGCACAGTTTCATTTGGACCAGGCACAGCAATCATTTCCCCATGCTGGAGGGAGGCTTAGTATTTCCAGGGAACCTGATGGATACTCCATTGGCGGCAACAGACATAACAAAACATGCAAACAAGATGTGGAAGAGATTGAAGCCTATAGAGCATCATTTGGATTCAGTGCAGATGAAATCATCACAACGCAGAACCACGTGGAGCTACCTGATCCACTTGATGAGTCCTTCACCATGTCTCCATTTGCAAATAATAAAACTGGAAAGGAGCAGTGCCCCATTACTGAGTTAGATGATAAAGGTAAAAAGCTACCCAATTTGCTGGATCCTATGGGCCCGAAGCAACCAACATCTGATTGCAAGTCTAACCAGAACAATATACATGCAG CTCCAAAACACAACTGTCGGTCTGCTGATCACCCTCCGTTACTTAATGTTGGGGCAGAGAAGGTCGACTCGAGGACCTCAGACGACCATGTTCGCAAGCGACCTCATCCGGGCCAATCATTCTCAGATGCAGAAATTGATTACCGAAGGGCGAGAAGTTTGAGAGAAGCTAATACACTGCTGGCCTGGCGGAATTAG
- the LOC135612878 gene encoding uncharacterized protein At1g76660-like isoform X3: MAGNGGGEGSNGVGGGGGEAAPSISALAATAIGSVEPRLGPQERQSRWEGCFGGMFSWFGSQKRKKRIVPASRTPDGNASTTRANGLQAAGISNENTTVNLSVLAPPSSPASFINSALPSTAQSPNCFLSISANSPGGPSSAMFAPGPYAHETQLVSPPVFSTFTTEPSTAPLTPPPELAHLTTPSSPDVPFARFLSSSLDIRSSGKENGLPYSPSSYGVGSDLQVTYPLYPGSPSSSLISPASGTPRTGLSSPFPERDIPMQWDASASARDSPCFWNGSSKLFGLDSATTRNFILCPDSSFFYPATSAQFHLDQAQQSFPHAGGRLSISREPDGYSIGGNRHNKTCKQDVEEIEAYRASFGFSADEIITTQNHVELPDPLDESFTMSPFANNKTGKEQCPITELDDKGNDNFIGVDILVHLYQTIMLGFPNSCCCQDHLNIRCVQNHTSSTSFSFEFLF, translated from the exons CAGAGTAGATGGGAAGGCTGCTTCGGTGGAATGTTTTCCTGGTTTGGATCTCAGAAAAGGAAGAAACGAATTGTTCCAGCATCCCGTACTCCAGATGGGAATGCATCAACTACTCGTGCCAATGGGCTTCAAGCTGCTGGAATTTCTAATGAAAATACAACAGTGAACTTATCAGTTCTTGCCCCTCCTTCATCTCCGGCATCTTTTATAAACTCTGCACTTCCCTCGACAGCCCAATCACCCAACTGTTTCTTGTCAATATCAGCCAATTCTCCTGGAGGACCGTCATCGGCCATGTTTGCACCTGGACCGTATGCTCATGAAACTCAGCTGGTCTCACCTCCTGTTTTCTCTACTTTTACAACTGAGCCATCAACTGCTCCACTAACCCCTCCACCCGAGCTTGCTCACCTTACAACTCCCTCGTCACCAGACGTGCCTTTTGCAAGGTTTCTGTCATCATCTCTGGATATTAGAAGTTCTGGGAAAGAGAATGGACTGCCTTATTCGCCATCCAGCTATGGGGTTGGTAGCGATCTTCAGGTCACTTATCCACTTTATCCTGGAAGTCCTTCGAGCAGCCTTATATCACCTGCCTCAGGAACTCCAAGAACCGGGCTATCTTCACCTTTTCCTGAACGGGATATTCCCATGCAGTGGGATGCTTCTGCATCTGCACGTGACTCTCCCTGTTTTTGGAATGGGTCATCCAAGCTGTTTGGACTTGATTCAGCTACAACCAGAAATTTCATATTGTGTCCTGATTCCAGTTTCTTTTATCCTGCAACATCTGCACAGTTTCATTTGGACCAGGCACAGCAATCATTTCCCCATGCTGGAGGGAGGCTTAGTATTTCCAGGGAACCTGATGGATACTCCATTGGCGGCAACAGACATAACAAAACATGCAAACAAGATGTGGAAGAGATTGAAGCCTATAGAGCATCATTTGGATTCAGTGCAGATGAAATCATCACAACGCAGAACCACGTGGAGCTACCTGATCCACTTGATGAGTCCTTCACCATGTCTCCATTTGCAAATAATAAAACTGGAAAGGAGCAGTGCCCCATTACTGAGTTAGATGATAAAG GTAATGACAATTTCATTGGAGTCGATATTCTAGTGCATTTATATCAAACCATCATGCTAGGCTTTCCTAACAGCTGCTGTTGTCAAGACCATCTCAACATCAGATGTGTTCAGAATCACACATCTTCTACATCATTTTCTTTTGAGTTCCTGTTCTAA
- the LOC135612878 gene encoding uncharacterized protein At1g76660-like isoform X2 has protein sequence MAGNGGGEGSNGVGGGGGEAAPSISALAATAIGSVEPRLGPQERSRWEGCFGGMFSWFGSQKRKKRIVPASRTPDGNASTTRANGLQAAGISNENTTVNLSVLAPPSSPASFINSALPSTAQSPNCFLSISANSPGGPSSAMFAPGPYAHETQLVSPPVFSTFTTEPSTAPLTPPPELAHLTTPSSPDVPFARFLSSSLDIRSSGKENGLPYSPSSYGVGSDLQVTYPLYPGSPSSSLISPASGTPRTGLSSPFPERDIPMQWDASASARDSPCFWNGSSKLFGLDSATTRNFILCPDSSFFYPATSAQFHLDQAQQSFPHAGGRLSISREPDGYSIGGNRHNKTCKQDVEEIEAYRASFGFSADEIITTQNHVELPDPLDESFTMSPFANNKTGKEQCPITELDDKGKKLPNLLDPMGPKQPTSDCKSNQNNIHAAPKHNCRSADHPPLLNVGAEKVDSRTSDDHVRKRPHPGQSFSDAEIDYRRARSLREANTLLAWRN, from the exons AGTAGATGGGAAGGCTGCTTCGGTGGAATGTTTTCCTGGTTTGGATCTCAGAAAAGGAAGAAACGAATTGTTCCAGCATCCCGTACTCCAGATGGGAATGCATCAACTACTCGTGCCAATGGGCTTCAAGCTGCTGGAATTTCTAATGAAAATACAACAGTGAACTTATCAGTTCTTGCCCCTCCTTCATCTCCGGCATCTTTTATAAACTCTGCACTTCCCTCGACAGCCCAATCACCCAACTGTTTCTTGTCAATATCAGCCAATTCTCCTGGAGGACCGTCATCGGCCATGTTTGCACCTGGACCGTATGCTCATGAAACTCAGCTGGTCTCACCTCCTGTTTTCTCTACTTTTACAACTGAGCCATCAACTGCTCCACTAACCCCTCCACCCGAGCTTGCTCACCTTACAACTCCCTCGTCACCAGACGTGCCTTTTGCAAGGTTTCTGTCATCATCTCTGGATATTAGAAGTTCTGGGAAAGAGAATGGACTGCCTTATTCGCCATCCAGCTATGGGGTTGGTAGCGATCTTCAGGTCACTTATCCACTTTATCCTGGAAGTCCTTCGAGCAGCCTTATATCACCTGCCTCAGGAACTCCAAGAACCGGGCTATCTTCACCTTTTCCTGAACGGGATATTCCCATGCAGTGGGATGCTTCTGCATCTGCACGTGACTCTCCCTGTTTTTGGAATGGGTCATCCAAGCTGTTTGGACTTGATTCAGCTACAACCAGAAATTTCATATTGTGTCCTGATTCCAGTTTCTTTTATCCTGCAACATCTGCACAGTTTCATTTGGACCAGGCACAGCAATCATTTCCCCATGCTGGAGGGAGGCTTAGTATTTCCAGGGAACCTGATGGATACTCCATTGGCGGCAACAGACATAACAAAACATGCAAACAAGATGTGGAAGAGATTGAAGCCTATAGAGCATCATTTGGATTCAGTGCAGATGAAATCATCACAACGCAGAACCACGTGGAGCTACCTGATCCACTTGATGAGTCCTTCACCATGTCTCCATTTGCAAATAATAAAACTGGAAAGGAGCAGTGCCCCATTACTGAGTTAGATGATAAAGGTAAAAAGCTACCCAATTTGCTGGATCCTATGGGCCCGAAGCAACCAACATCTGATTGCAAGTCTAACCAGAACAATATACATGCAG CTCCAAAACACAACTGTCGGTCTGCTGATCACCCTCCGTTACTTAATGTTGGGGCAGAGAAGGTCGACTCGAGGACCTCAGACGACCATGTTCGCAAGCGACCTCATCCGGGCCAATCATTCTCAGATGCAGAAATTGATTACCGAAGGGCGAGAAGTTTGAGAGAAGCTAATACACTGCTGGCCTGGCGGAATTAG
- the LOC135612880 gene encoding small ribosomal subunit protein uS19 — MADASDAVDVGGAQPKKRTFRKFSYRGVDLDQLLDMGLDELVKLFDARARRRFQRGLKRKPMALIKKLRKAKRDAPPGEKPEPVRTHLRNMIIVPEMIGSIIGVYNGKTFNQVEIKPEMIGHYLAEFSISYKPVKHGRPGIGATHSSRFIPLK; from the exons ATG GCGGACGCTTCGGACGCGGTGGATGTCGGAGGGGCGCAGCCGAAGAAGAGGACCTTTAGGAAGTTCTCCTACCGTGGCGTCGATCTCGACCAGCTCCTCGACATGGGCCTCGACGAGCTCGTCAAGCTTTTCGACGCTCGTGCTCGCAGAAG GTTCCAGAGGGGGCTGAAGAGGAAGCCCATGGCTCTGATTAAGAAGCTTCGCAAGGCG AAGCGTGATGCCCCGCCTGGTGAAAAGCCTGAACCTGTGAGGACCCACCTTAGGAATATGATAATAGTCCCCGAGATGATTGGAAGCATCATCGGTGTTTATAACGGAAAAACTTTTAACCAGGTTGAAATCAAG CCTGAGATGATCGGTCATTACTTGGCGGAGTTCTCTATCTCATATAAGCCTGTGAAGCATGGAAGGCCTGGTATCGGTGCCACGCACTCCTCCAGGTTCATCCCTCTCAAGTAA
- the LOC135612879 gene encoding protein MIZU-KUSSEI 1-like, translating into MRTMIDLGSQRDSLYIIDTATAVDCTKDVRFRRSFRSLIECVVPCCGFQLSSNTSDVPDSHSTGGGSTPPTTTVTGTFYGHRRGHVRFCLHDSSRTSPILLLEFTIPTACLAREMRHGLLRVALECDRNRARCSSLFGVPVWSVYCNGRKVGFAIRRRMSEGDAAILKLMRAISVGTGVLPGASKMGEGDILYLRASFERVIGSINSESFHMINPVGCTGQQLSIFLVRS; encoded by the coding sequence ATGAGGACTATGATAGACTTGGGGAGCCAGAGAGACTCTCTCTACATCATCGACACGGCAACTGCCGTCGACTGCACCAAGGACGtccgcttccggcgatctttccgaAGCCTCATCGAGTGCGTGGTTCCATGCTGTGGCTTCCAGCTGTCGTCCAACACTTCTGATGTTCCAGACTCTCATTCCACCGGCGGCGGTTCCACCCCCCCAACCACCACCGTCACCGGCACCTTCTATGGGCACCGCCGCGGTCACGTCAGGTTCTGCCTGCACGACAGCTCCCGGACCTCCCCCATCCTTCTGCTGGAGTTCACCATCCCCACCGCCTGCCTCGCCAGGGAGATGCGGCATGGGCTACTGCGCGTGGCGCTCGAATGCGACCGGAATCGTGCTCGGTGCTCGTCGCTGTTCGGCGTGCCGGTGTGGTCGGTTTACTGCAACGGGCGCAAAGTGGGGTTCGCCATCCGGCGTCGGATGAGCGAAGGCGACGCCGCCATCTTGAAGCTAATGAGGGCCATATCGGTCGGAACAGGCGTTCTTCCTGGTGCGTCCAAGATGGGTGAAGGAGACATTCTGTACCTGAGGGCAAGCTTTGAGAGGGTGATTGGTTCGATCAATTCGGAGTCGTTTCATATGATCAATCCGGTGGGCTGCACCGGGCAGCAGCTGAGCATCTTTCTTGTGAGAAGTTAG
- the LOC135612875 gene encoding squamosa promoter-binding-like protein 15, producing the protein MEGEVGAQVAPPIFFHHRQALPGPFHETPLLLKKRDFPWKNNPSFQHNQQQDGRQRLMGASLPDPSGNWNPKMWDWDSERFVAKPSSAASEILSLGSQPASAAAAVADKGDGGPKDSVLGRNLEEDDQNLALKLGGRAYSADEPTTRPSKRVRSGSPGSGCNYPMCQVDDCRADLSSAKDYHRRHKVCEMHSKTAKALVGKQMQRFCQQCSRFHPLSEFDEGKRSCRRRLAGHNRRRRKTQPEDASSRLLLPRNQQNMTNGSLDIVNLFAMLAHLQGNNQVKPTSIHPLPDRDCLVQLISKLSASNNANPSARSSVPEGFDLNVSQVPAQASFGQSPKANGDENSPSKMNLLAVLSAALAASTPDAAASLSQGSSESSGNDKNKLQNVEPSSHSNSTNVCSYVGRLSNNCISQSRVDVPQQTVEQARKNLPLQLFGPADNDSPPELGSATKYLSSESSNPMEERSPSSSPPVTKKLFPLHSTMDMVKYSQASECQEDKATVDLSSSHGGIAPLVLFKESETRVVNGTIQNLPYRVGYKSSGSDHSPSSSNSDTQDRTGRIIFKLFGKDPGSFPETLRAQVLNWLSNSPSEMESYIRPGCVVLSIYLSMPSIAWNALEDNLLQRVTSLVQDSETEFWRSGRFLIRTNRQLVSHKDGKIRLSKTWRAWSAPELMCVSPVAVVGGQETSLALKGRNLTVPGTKIHCTYMGKYMSKEVLCSAYPGTIYDDSCVERFDFLGGSPNVYGRFFIEVENGFKGNSFPVIIADDSICQELRALESDFEEDVQTPDVIPEEEVHNSVRPRSREDALHFLNELGWLFQRTQASCSPLFADFSSTRLKYLLTFSVEQDWCALIKTLLDILVERSLRNDTIKQESLKMLSEVELLNRAVKRKCRKMVDLLLHYCVSHGQDVTKVYLFTPNMSGPGGITPLHMAASMQDSEDMVDALTNDPQEIGLKCWNSLLDDNDHSPFMYAMLRNNLTYNRLVERKLADRANGQVTILVEGGEISIDGSWVGGSNRHGAQNSQPRSCAQCALVGTARLRRNARSKGLLQRPYVHSLLAIAAVCVCVCVFFRGAPQIGSIEPFKWENLDFGPR; encoded by the exons ATGGAGGGAGAGGTGGGTGCGCAGGTCGCCCCGCCCATCTTTTTTCACCACCGTCAGGCCCTCCCTGGACCTTTTCATGAGACCCCGCTGCTGCTAAAGAAGCGGGATTTCCCGTGGAAGAATAACCCCAGCTTTCAGCACAACCAGCAGCAGGACGGCAGGCAGCGGCTGATGGGCGCTTCACTCCCGGACCCGAGCGGTAATTGGAACCCCAAGATGTGGGATTGGGACAGCGAGAGGTTCGTGGCGAAGCCCTCCTCCGCTGCGTCGGAGATCCTCTCCCTGGGTTCCCAGCCGGCTTCTGCGGCCGCTGCCGTGGCCGATAAAGGGGACGGGGGACCCAAAGATTCGGTTTTGGGCAGGAACTTGGAAGAGGATGACCAGAACCTAGCGCTGAAGCTAGGAGGCCGAGCGTACTCGGCGGATGAGCCGACGACGAGGCCTAGCAAGAGGGTGAGGTCCGGCTCGCCAGGGAGCGGCTGCAACTACCCGATGTGTCAAGTGGATGATTGCCGGGCGGATCTGTCGAGCGCCAAGGATTATCACAGGCGGCACAAGGTGTGCGAGATGCACAGTAAGACTGCCAAGGCACTTGTCGGTAAGCAGATGCAGAGATTCTGTCAGCAGTGCAGCAG ATTTCATCCGCTTTCAGAGTTTGATGAGGGGAAGAGAAGCTGTAGGAGGAGGCTCGCAGGGCATAATCGACGCAGAAGGAAGACACAACCAGAGGATGCTTCTTCTAGACTACTGCTTCCTAGAAACCAACAGAATATGACAAATGGGAGTTTGGATATAGTTAACTTGTTTGCGATGCTAGCACACTTGCAAG GTAACAATCAAGTTAAACCAACCAGCATCCATCCTCTGCCTGATAGAGATTGTCTTGTTCAACTTATTAGTAAGCTAAGTGCGTCAAATAATGCAAACCCTTCCGCAAGATCATCCGTACCTGAAGGTTTTGATTTGAATGTATCTCAAGTCCCAGCACAAGCTTCCTTTGGGCAGTCACCAAAGGCAAATGGGGATGAAAATTCACCTTCCAAAATGAACCTGTTGGCAGTTCTCTCTGCAGCTCTAGCTGCATCTACTCCTGACGCCGCCGCATCTCTTTCACAAGGGAGCAGTGAAAGTAGTGGCAATGATAAGAACAAGCTACAAAATGTTGAACCCTCCAGTCACAGTAACTCAACTAATGTCTGTTCTTATGTTGGACGTCTGAGCAATAACTGCATCAGTCAATCTCGGGTAGATGTACCTCAGCAGACGGTTGAGCAAGCCCGGAAAAATTTACCTCTCCAGCTTTTTGGTCCTGCTGATAATGACAGTCCTCCAGAACTGGGATCCGCAACTAAATATCTGTCCTCCGAAAGTAGCAACCCTATGGAAGAGAGGTCTCCTTCATCTTCTCCCCCTGTTACAAAGAAGCTATTCCCTCTACACTCAACAATGGATATGGTGAAATACTCACAAGCATCAGAATGCCAGGAAGACAAAGCAACTGTTGATTTAAGCTCCAGTCACGGTGGGATTGCACCGCTTGTGCTCTTCAAGGAGTCAGAAACACGAGTTGTGAATGGGACAATTCAGAATCTACCATATCGAGTAGGCTACAAATCTTCTGGCTCAGACCACTCCCCTTCTAGTTCAAATTCTGATACTCAG GATCGGACTGGACGGATTATTTTCAAGCTCTTTGGCAAGGATCCAGGCAGTTTTCCTGAGACTCTTCGTGCTCAG GTATTGAATTGGCTTTCAAATAGCCCATCAGAGATGGAGAGCTATATTCGGCCTGGTTGTGTGGTCCTATCAATCTATTTATCGATGCCATCTATTGCATGGAATGCA CTTGAAGACAATCTTCTTCAGCGTGTCACTTCTTTAGTTCAAGACTCTGAAACTGAGTTTTGGAGAAGTGGGAGATTTTTAATTCGTACAAATAGACAGCTGGTGTCACATAAGGATG GTAAGATCAGATTGTCTAAAACTTGGAGGGCATGGAGTGCTCCAGAGTTGATGTGTGTATCACCTGTTGCTGTGGTAGGTGGGCAGGAAACTTCCCTTGCACTAAAGGGTCGCAATTTGACCGTTCCGGGCACCAA GATCCACTGCACTTACATGGGTAAATACATGTCAAAAGAAGTTCTTTGCTCAGCATATCCTGGCACCATATACGATGATTCCTGTGTGGAAAGGTTTGACTTTCTTGGAGGATCTCCAAATGTCTATGGTCGCTTTTTTATTGAG GTGGAAAATGGTTTCAAGGGGAACAGCTTTCCTGTTATTATCGCTGATGATAGTATCTGCCAGGAATTGAGAGCTCTTGAATCTGACTTTGAGGAAGATGTTCAAACACCAGATGTCATCCCAGAGGAAGAGGTTCATAACAGTGTGCGACCCAGGTCAAGGGAAGATGCTTTGCACTTCCTAAATGAACTTGGTTGGCTGTTTCAGAGGACACAAGCGTCATGCAGCCCTCTGTTTGCTGATTTTTCCAGCACACGGTTGAAGTACCTCCTCACATTTTCAGTTGAGCAAGATTGGTGTGCTCTTATTAAAACGCTTCTGGATATTCTTGTGGAAAGAAGCTTAAGGAATGATACTATAAAGCAAGAGTCACTGAAAATGCTTTCAGAAGTTGAACTCTTGAACAGAGCAGTTAAGAGAAAGTGCAGGAAAATGGTAGATTTGCTTCTTCATTATTGCGTAAGCCATGGACAAGATGTGACAAAGGTGTATCTTTTTACCCCCAACATGTCTGGTCCTGGTGGAATCACCCCACTGCATATGGCTGCATCTATGCAAGACTCAGAGGACATGGTTGATGCACTCACTAATGATCCACAGGAG ATTGGGTTGAAGTGCTGGAACTCATTACTGGATGACAATGATCACTCCCCCTTCATGTATGCTATGTTGAGGAACAATCTTACGTATAACAGACTGGTGGAGAGAAAGCTTGCTGACAGGGCGAATGGCCAGGTCACCATACTAGTTGAAGGCGGAGAAATATCCATAGATGGATCATGGGTAGGAGGATCAAACAGGCATGGTGCTCAAAATTCACAACCAAGATCTTGTGCACAGTGTGCTTTGGTGGGGACTGCACGGCTCAGACGAAATGCTCGATCCAAGGGACTGCTTCAACGCCCTTACGTCCATTCATTGCTCGCAATCGCCGCAGTTTGTGTCTGTGTCTGTGTATTTTTCCGGGGCGCACCACAGATTGGTTCTATTGAGCCGTTCAAATGGGAGAATCTAGACTTTGGCCCCAGATAG